The DNA region atagccaaaataaatctgatatgcTTGCATCCTACAACAACTAAAATTGATGTTGATCTAGTGGACCAATTCTGGGCAAAAACTATACTGCAGGACGTAATGCTAGATGGCAGCCTTCGgtcatttttttactaattattgaaaatttctgcttCCATTGCCCTTGGCATTTTAAAGGTTCATTTAATATCTTCTCAAGTTATTAGGAGTGGTTTTCTGCAGAAGAAGGCTTGGGAAATGATTAAACTacatataatgaaaaagagtggaaatgctaCTATCCCAACACATATAAGAGCTCAGGCTTGCGTGCCATACTTGGAATATCTGCCACCGGTGCTCCTCCAAACAATTGCTAATCTCATGGCAGTTGGGTATATTTCACTCAAGGGAGTTTCTTTTGGCTCTTTCTTCAttgcttttatatttaaatttttaattacctctatgaaaactaatccaggaaaatttcaaaataatttttctagatacTCATCTGCAGTACCACAAAATTAATTGTGATTGCCATTGttaggaacctttttaatttagaaaatattcaccaaccattaaatattcgatttacaagaaaaatattttccccttttaaaggaccaattctgaaaggggtctaattttattcttttccagtaATTGGAAGTCATATGTGTGATGCGAATGTGTGTGCTTGATTATTTGTATACGTAGCATTTTAACCCatgatttcgtcttttttgttctACTTCACCCATGTTGCCCTCGTCATTTTATCCTTTCTCTTCcctttcatatatttttagtCTCTAAGTTCAAGTCCAACTTGGGCAGCAACTGTACCACCTGTTTGtgcatttttccatccattcaatggattttaaatagaagatgttgtagtcttaaatttcatgtttgactgtgttagttgctatttgaaattttcttctagggGTCACGGCTGCCGAAGAAATGCCCGAGCAAtcaacatcaacttcatatctccttgcagaaggaaatctaaggaatcattcaattgatgaatgcattggtccCACAGATTTGGTGACACAAATTGATTCGAAGGATGGAACATCCCatgaagagatagagaaaaatctgatagatgaagacttgggaaaatgtggtgcttctgaCTCTGATAAGATATCAagttgctcaattcctgatgacagacaatgtaataccaaagacattgaatcacttaaaagcagcagaggtggagccgcaatggctgttgttggggagaaaagtggttgtgatgcaccaaatacCTCGCATAGCCTTAGGTTTATCAGAATAAGTAGAAATGACAGAAGTGGCTGTGAGACCATCGTGGGAGGAAACAACGAGGTACTTAATTGCTTGATCGAAAATCCAGGGAACAGttacagttcaaacgaagattcataTAATTGCGTCAACTGCAGAGatgttttcaacaacaaaaaggagctaatgaaacacatgaaaattcattttgttgctcgtaattttgatgctgcagcagaatcatcaatcgtagATGTGTCTCTGGAAGCACTTCCATCAAGCGGTCATAGAAGATCTTGCGAGCCTACCATCTCAAATGCTTTAAGTGGGCTGGATAGGAAAAGACTAAAGCCTATGCAAAAAGAAAATGTTCTTATCAAGGAAaccagtggaggaaaaggggacGAGAAAAATAGAAGACGATTGACGAGAAGTTTCTCTGTAGGAGAGAAATCAACTACACAAAGTTTATCTTCAAAGTCATCTAGCATTAGAAATCTACGCAATCACGTGGGTGCGAGAAAGGAAAAAAGACTATATTCATGCAGTGAAGGGACTAAATCCTTCACTCAGAAAAGTGACCTCACCGTAAACGAACTTACACACACAGGAGGGAAAAcgtattcttgtagcacttgCTGCAAGTCTTTCACTCATAGAGGTCATTTCAACAGTCACGTGCTGACACACGCAagagagaagccttttatatgtaaggtctgcagcaagtccttctCTAGGAAAGACATTCTCTACGTGCACGTACGTACTCACACAGGAGAAAGGCCTTTTTCATGCAgcgtgtgtgaaaagtctttctcggataagagtaACTTAGTTAAACATTTTCGTACTcacacgggggataaaccgtTTTCCTGcgacgagtgtgaaaagtctttctcgcataagagcgacttagttagacatattcgtacgcacacgggagagaagcctttttcatgcaacgagtgcgaaaagtctttctcggataagagcgacttagttagacatattcgtacgcacacgggagagaagcctttttcatgcaacgagtgcgaaaagtctttctcggataagagtaGTTTAGTTAGACATGTgcgca from Ischnura elegans chromosome 13 unlocalized genomic scaffold, ioIscEleg1.1 SUPER_13_unloc_4, whole genome shotgun sequence includes:
- the LOC124173214 gene encoding oocyte zinc finger protein XlCOF6-like, with the translated sequence MVADLDWTLVGAKKEPSPEENDHPTLSEDEDPFESATTAHESAFGVTAAEEMPEQSTSTSYLLAEGNLRNHSIDECIGPTDLVTQIDSKDGTSHEEIEKNLIDEDLGKCGASDSDKISSCSIPDDRQCNTKDIESLKSSRGGAAMAVVGEKSGCDAPNTSHSLRFIRISRNDRSGCETIVGGNNEVLNCLIENPGNSYSSNEDSYNCVNCRDVFNNKKELMKHMKIHFVARNFDAAAESSIVDVSLEALPSSGHRRSCEPTISNALSGLDRKRLKPMQKENVLIKETSGGKGDEKNRRRLTRSFSVGEKSTTQSLSSKSSSIRNLRNHVGARKEKRLYSCSEGTKSFTQKSDLTVNELTHTGGKTYSCSTCCKSFTHRGHFNSHVLTHAREKPFICKVCSKSFSRKDILYVHVRTHTGERPFSCSVCEKSFSDKSNLVKHFRTHTGDKPFSCDECEKSFSHKSDLVRHIRTHTGEKPFSCNECEKSFSDKSDLVRHIRTHTGEKPFSCNECEKSFSDKSSLVRHVRTHTGEKPYSCNECEKSFSDKSNLVTHVRTHTRDKPYSCSICRQCFTQSGHLNRHLRQHSGE